One Megalops cyprinoides isolate fMegCyp1 chromosome 23, fMegCyp1.pri, whole genome shotgun sequence genomic region harbors:
- the fgl2a gene encoding fibrinogen-like 2a, translating into MRLTPLLCVCWALLLAPLPVATGTAEGPHKEDKGGSGCPVRLRPAGQCGDGDECPYQVTLPPLTIQLPKQFKMLEKTVKELQALKETVNQLKRSCLECQHQADQNLQRDSGETPALDQPDPPDGAKGPQSTTVQEMQGKLKRMSTSLKNAHNHITSLQGRLEELSLINMKNVEAMVNSKVENITGVINKLDNKCSSACPVQTSPQFIIAPRDCSDYNMFEEKKDGVYRVTPDPRNGTFEVLCDMESYGGGWTVVQQRLNGTVSFNRSWTDYKKGFGNLHGEFWLGNDKIHLLTKAKDMILRVELEDFDGVREYAKYDRFYVANEFLRYRLTVSGYSGTAGDALHFNKHYNHDQKFFTTPDKDNDMYPSGNCGAYYSSGWWFDACMSANLNGKYYRKRYKGVRNGIFWGTWHNISSEYYPTSFRQAFKTVKMMIRPKNYAP; encoded by the exons atGAGGCTTACCCCCCTGCTGTGCGTGTGCTgggccctgctgctggcccCCCTGCCGGTCGCCACGGGGACCGCCGAGGGGCCCCacaaggaggataaagggggGTCGGGCTGCCCGGTGAGGCTCCGGCCCGCCGGGCAGTGCGGGGATGGGGACGAGTGCCCGTACCAGgtcaccctgccccccctcacCATCCAGCTGCCCAAGCAGTTCAAGATGCTGGAGAAGACGGTGAAAGAGCTGCAGGCCCTGAAGGAGACGGTCAACCAGCTCAAGAGATCCTGCCTGGAGTGCCAGCACCAGGCAGACCAGAACCTGCAGCGGGACAGCGGCGAGACGCCGGCGCTGGACCAGCCCGACCCGCCGGACGGCGCCAAGGGCCCGCAGAGCACCACGGTGCAGGAGATGCAGGGCAAGCTGAAGCGCATGTCCACCAGCCTGAAGAACGCCCACAACCACATCACCTCCCTGCAGGGCCGGCTGGAGGAGCTCAGCCTCATCAACATGAAGAACGTGGAGGCCATGGTGAACAGCAAGGTGGAGAACATCACCGGGGTCATCAACAAGCTGGACAACAAGTGCTCCAGCGCCTGCCCTGTCCAGACCTCTCCCCAGT TCATCATTGCCCCGAGGGACTGCTCCGACTACAACATGTTCGAGGAGAAGAAGGACGGGGTGTACCGGGTGACCCCGGACCCACGGAACGGCACATTCGAGGTGCTCTGCGACATGGAGTCGTACGGTGGCGGGTGGACCGTGGTGCAGCAGCGCCTCAACGGCACTGTCAGCTTCAACCGCTCCTGGACCGACTACAAGAAGGGCTTCGGCAACCTGCACGGCGAGTTCTGGCTGGGCAACGACAAGATCCACCTGCTGACCAAGGCCAAGGACATGATCCTGCGTGTGGAGCTGGAGGACTTCGACGGCGTCCGGGAGTACGCCAAGTACGACCGCTTCTACGTGGCCAACGAGTTCCTGCGCTACCGCCTGACCGTCAGCGGCTACTCCGGCACCGCCGGCGATGCCCTGCACTTCAACAAGCATTACAACCATGACCAGAAGTTCTTCACCACACCAGACAAGGACAATGACATGTACCCCTCGGGCAACTGCGGGGCCTACTACAGCTCAGGCTGGTGGTTTGACGCCTGCATGTCCGCCAACCTCAACGGCAAATACTACCGGAAGAGGTACAAGGGGGTCCGGAACGGCATCTTCTGGGGCACGTGGCACAACATCTCCTCTGAGTACTACCCCACCAGCTTCAGACAGGCCTTCAAAACCGTCAAAATGATGATCAGACCCAAGAACTACGCCCCGTAA